The following coding sequences are from one Augochlora pura isolate Apur16 chromosome 6, APUR_v2.2.1, whole genome shotgun sequence window:
- the Smg gene encoding sterile alpha motif domain containing protein 4 smaug isoform X2 produces the protein MKWSHGPLFCEQVGELTRVFSQWNECEQTVVLYALLRRIPAVQARFLAQAVQHSLHSVSELDTQELNANNPAFINSLLSESTEVAINQLLTHLPLLRPGNVECKQCYLVAIPELVSHCVTTGQYTEQIQQLLSYTLIHPAITSQDRRSLTQWLRHLEERISGTPPIHSLEEYTNTTIRWDNAWQRNSKQQNDQTNLFGTQPGTAFNLQFPPPVTRQRRSNSLTPPVAPPHHLEVVDRSNNVNCSTRHKPRSFSISGNLIGLGPLSPQSSCASSGSEGRLDETSNLSLASGMRDVPSWLKTLRLHKYSYLFVTLSYEEMLQLTEEQLAEQGVTKGARHKLALSIAKLQQRYTTLVNLEKDLLQPTRDNTQSTSFSQGPTILVNTIDELKTILATPMKPSQENDPQDIPAQFTKVLGKLCSRLALDSVDDGILCACINILEKVLQHDCFTPNQKEKVQQWRSRLGNPRPTPKWQHNYGYNNRRYCNPQQHNRKPSLNLGHIHNAHQQNNSFVVSTHRNSISTPYLQNNQNQSVNQNTLRSVHTAEKRPSLQESSLQQLQRTLQRTYSAPRDHFLGQTGNNTSETTEPEINSRLESLCLRMTEQAIGGFGEA, from the exons ATGAAGTGGTCACATGGCCCTTTGTTCTGTGAACAAGTAGGCGAACTCACCAGAGTTTTCTCGCAATGGAACGAGTGCGAACAAACCGTGGTTCTTTATGCTCTACTTCGGCGCATTCCTGCAGTTCAGGCAAGGTTTCTTGCACAAGCGGTGCAACATTCCTTGCACTCAGTTTCCGAGTTAGACACGCAGGAATTAAATGCCAATAATCCAG cATTTATCAACTCTTTACTATCCGAATCGACAGAAGTTGCTATCAATCAACTTCTAACACATTTGCCATTATTAAGGCCTGGGAATGTAGAGTGCAAACAATGCTACTTAGTAGCTATTCCAGAGTTAGTGAGCCACTGTGTAACCACAGGCCAATACACTGAACAAATTCAACAACTTTTAAGTTATACTTTGATCCATCCAGCTATTACTAGTCAAGATAGACGTTCTTTGACTCAATGGCTTCGTCATCTGGAAGAGCGTATTAGTGGTACACCGCCTATACATAGTCTTGAAGAATACACTAATACTACTATCAG GTGGGATAATGCATGGCAACGAAATTCTAAACAACAGAATGATCAAACTAATTTATTCGGTACACAACCGGGCACTGCCTTTAACTTGCAATTTCCTCCACCTGTAACTCGCCAACGTCGATCAAATAGTTTAACGCCACCGGTTGCTCCGCCTCATCATTTAGAGGTAGTCGATCGCAGTAACAATGTGAATTGCTCGACCAGGCACAAGCCACGAAGTTTTAGCATCTCTG GCAATCTAATCGGATTAGGCCCATTGAGTCCCCAGAGCTCGTGTGCAAGTAGTGGCAGTGAGGGACGTTTAGATGAAACATCTAATCTCTCTCTTGCTAGTGGTATGAGAG ATGTTCCATCATGGCTTAAAACCTTACGCCTTCATAAGTATAGTTATCTTTTTGTTACCCTGAGTTATGAAGAAATGCTTCAATTGACTGAGGAACAATTAGCAGAACAGGGAGTGACAAAAGGAGCCAGGCATAAACTAGCCCTTTCCATTGCAAAGTTGCAGCAACGTTATACTACGCTTGTAAATTTAGAGAAAGACTTATTACAGCCGACCCGTGATAACACACAGTCAACATCGTTCTCCCAAGGACCAACGATACTGGTTAATACCATCGACGAGTTAAAAACAATCTTAGCTACCCCTATGAAACCAAGTCAAGAAAACGATCCTCAAGACATACCTGCACAATTCACCAAGGTTCTCGGTAAAC TGTGTAGCAGATTGGCATTGGATAGCGTGGATGATGGCATTTTGTGCGCTTGTATTAACATATTAGAGAAAGTATTGCAGCATGATTGCTTTACACCAAACCAGAAGGAAAAGGTACAACAATGGCGTAGTAGACTTGGAAATCCACGACCTACCCCAAA GTGGCAACACAATTATGgatataataacagaagaTACTGTAATCCGCAACAGCACAACAGAAAGCCAAGTTTAAACTTGGGCCACATTCACAACGCGCATCAGCAGAACAATTCTTTCGTGGTTAGCACTCACAGGAACAGTATATCCACACCGTACCTACAAAATAATCAGAACCAAAGTGTAAATCAGAATACCTTACGTTCAGTTCACACGGCCGAGAAAAGACCCAGTTTACAAGAATCTAGTTTACAG CAATTACAAAGAACGTTGCAGCGCACGTACAGCGCGCCGAGGGATCATTTCCTCGGCCAGACTGGGAACAACACATCCGAAACAACGGAGCCGGAGATAAATTCTCGTTTGGAATCTCTTTGTTTAAGAATGACAGAACAAGCGATCGGCGGCTTCGGCGAGGCCTAA
- the Smg gene encoding sterile alpha motif domain containing protein 4 smaug isoform X1: MKWSHGPLFCEQVGELTRVFSQWNECEQTVVLYALLRRIPAVQARFLAQAVQHSLHSVSELDTQELNANNPAFINSLLSESTEVAINQLLTHLPLLRPGNVECKQCYLVAIPELVSHCVTTGQYTEQIQQLLSYTLIHPAITSQDRRSLTQWLRHLEERISGTPPIHSLEEYTNTTIRWDNAWQRNSKQQNDQTNLFGTQPGTAFNLQFPPPVTRQRRSNSLTPPVAPPHHLEVVDRSNNVNCSTRHKPRSFSISGDHTSNLIGLGPLSPQSSCASSGSEGRLDETSNLSLASGMRDVPSWLKTLRLHKYSYLFVTLSYEEMLQLTEEQLAEQGVTKGARHKLALSIAKLQQRYTTLVNLEKDLLQPTRDNTQSTSFSQGPTILVNTIDELKTILATPMKPSQENDPQDIPAQFTKVLGKLCSRLALDSVDDGILCACINILEKVLQHDCFTPNQKEKVQQWRSRLGNPRPTPKWQHNYGYNNRRYCNPQQHNRKPSLNLGHIHNAHQQNNSFVVSTHRNSISTPYLQNNQNQSVNQNTLRSVHTAEKRPSLQESSLQQLQRTLQRTYSAPRDHFLGQTGNNTSETTEPEINSRLESLCLRMTEQAIGGFGEA; this comes from the exons ATGAAGTGGTCACATGGCCCTTTGTTCTGTGAACAAGTAGGCGAACTCACCAGAGTTTTCTCGCAATGGAACGAGTGCGAACAAACCGTGGTTCTTTATGCTCTACTTCGGCGCATTCCTGCAGTTCAGGCAAGGTTTCTTGCACAAGCGGTGCAACATTCCTTGCACTCAGTTTCCGAGTTAGACACGCAGGAATTAAATGCCAATAATCCAG cATTTATCAACTCTTTACTATCCGAATCGACAGAAGTTGCTATCAATCAACTTCTAACACATTTGCCATTATTAAGGCCTGGGAATGTAGAGTGCAAACAATGCTACTTAGTAGCTATTCCAGAGTTAGTGAGCCACTGTGTAACCACAGGCCAATACACTGAACAAATTCAACAACTTTTAAGTTATACTTTGATCCATCCAGCTATTACTAGTCAAGATAGACGTTCTTTGACTCAATGGCTTCGTCATCTGGAAGAGCGTATTAGTGGTACACCGCCTATACATAGTCTTGAAGAATACACTAATACTACTATCAG GTGGGATAATGCATGGCAACGAAATTCTAAACAACAGAATGATCAAACTAATTTATTCGGTACACAACCGGGCACTGCCTTTAACTTGCAATTTCCTCCACCTGTAACTCGCCAACGTCGATCAAATAGTTTAACGCCACCGGTTGCTCCGCCTCATCATTTAGAGGTAGTCGATCGCAGTAACAATGTGAATTGCTCGACCAGGCACAAGCCACGAAGTTTTAGCATCTCTGGTGACCATACTA GCAATCTAATCGGATTAGGCCCATTGAGTCCCCAGAGCTCGTGTGCAAGTAGTGGCAGTGAGGGACGTTTAGATGAAACATCTAATCTCTCTCTTGCTAGTGGTATGAGAG ATGTTCCATCATGGCTTAAAACCTTACGCCTTCATAAGTATAGTTATCTTTTTGTTACCCTGAGTTATGAAGAAATGCTTCAATTGACTGAGGAACAATTAGCAGAACAGGGAGTGACAAAAGGAGCCAGGCATAAACTAGCCCTTTCCATTGCAAAGTTGCAGCAACGTTATACTACGCTTGTAAATTTAGAGAAAGACTTATTACAGCCGACCCGTGATAACACACAGTCAACATCGTTCTCCCAAGGACCAACGATACTGGTTAATACCATCGACGAGTTAAAAACAATCTTAGCTACCCCTATGAAACCAAGTCAAGAAAACGATCCTCAAGACATACCTGCACAATTCACCAAGGTTCTCGGTAAAC TGTGTAGCAGATTGGCATTGGATAGCGTGGATGATGGCATTTTGTGCGCTTGTATTAACATATTAGAGAAAGTATTGCAGCATGATTGCTTTACACCAAACCAGAAGGAAAAGGTACAACAATGGCGTAGTAGACTTGGAAATCCACGACCTACCCCAAA GTGGCAACACAATTATGgatataataacagaagaTACTGTAATCCGCAACAGCACAACAGAAAGCCAAGTTTAAACTTGGGCCACATTCACAACGCGCATCAGCAGAACAATTCTTTCGTGGTTAGCACTCACAGGAACAGTATATCCACACCGTACCTACAAAATAATCAGAACCAAAGTGTAAATCAGAATACCTTACGTTCAGTTCACACGGCCGAGAAAAGACCCAGTTTACAAGAATCTAGTTTACAG CAATTACAAAGAACGTTGCAGCGCACGTACAGCGCGCCGAGGGATCATTTCCTCGGCCAGACTGGGAACAACACATCCGAAACAACGGAGCCGGAGATAAATTCTCGTTTGGAATCTCTTTGTTTAAGAATGACAGAACAAGCGATCGGCGGCTTCGGCGAGGCCTAA
- the LOC144471219 gene encoding PHD finger protein 12 isoform X2 yields the protein MGTVEYGFPMIGGLMPQIQALIAPPVSEDSKAAKNKKDKEEKKHPYFKRRGRGHNRDICDACRDGGELICCDKCPASYHLQCHYPPVDPADIPNGEWLCYACRCASKRNLLDSKGNEKNKKKSALEVLALAASLVNPREFELPKELQLPIMFPGSNKVDYVSGRRGKQQSGTTNGRNHCLDSNLMVPLPARLCFECGRSCRKAPLIACDYCPLYFHQDCLDPPLTAFPIGRWMCPNHPNHFIDQNLLTSCRVTERIKLWDKYANQRIDQHAVKLDFLRKARTTNPLFRTKVRLEGRTRVKVPCSVKFHYEHPPELDPIRFYHDAVIRSVNKSTKKQDEKNDDCKTPKVEYTEIKKSEEQMDIEGEVEQNNEIKEEINKDEISSETNCIEKVGEENINENSCTDDGSVEYCAEHFGYNIKEGVQLLERPVLEALALQRLEQLLDTDGENYHPVNCHTMARAALFSLNHKPKPPIFMIHKTLTIGSGPNCDLVLSDYGNCSFISSKHAIIFFDESTKRYELLNYSEYGTVVDNVLYSCNYSDVATEQVKEEVDEKIQLVTKEQKTTEAVKDIIKEKVLLSQEQTERKRVLCKCNLTRYETGNTDNLEEGWEGSAILAHGSTLAFGCLLFVFNTMNAHLER from the exons ATGGGGACTGTGGAATACGGTTTTCCAATGATAGGAGGTCTAATGCCa CAAATTCAAGCGCTTATAGCACCGCCCGTGTCAGAGGATTCGAAGGcagcaaaaaataaaaaggacaaagaggaaaagaaacaTCCATACTTTAAAAGACGTGGACGAGGTCATAATCGCGATATCTGTGATGCTTGTAGAGACGGGGGAGAACTAATATGCTGTGATAAATGCCCCGCATCGTACCATTTACAATGCCA TTATCCACCAGTTGATCCAGCAGACATTCCTAACGGAGAATGGTTGTGTTATGCTTGTCGGTGTGCATCGAAAAGAAACCTTTTGGACAGCAAAGGtaatgaaaagaataaaaagaaatccgCTTTGGAGGTACTCGCTTTGGCAGCATCTCTAGTTAATCCTAGAGAGTTCGAATTGCCTAAGGAATTGCAATTACCGATAATGTTTCCCGGTAGCAATAAAGTAGATTATGTTTCGGGTAGGAGAGGAAAGCAACAAAGCGGGACTACCAATG GAAGAAATCATTGCTTAGACAGTAATTTAATGGTACCTTTACCAGCACGTTTGTGCTTCGAGTGTGGGCGTAGTTGCCGAAAAGCACCATTGATCGCATGCGATTACTGTCCATTGTATTTTCATCAAGATTGTTTGGACCCTCCACTTACAGCTTTTCCTATTGGTAGATGGATGTGCCCTAATCATCCAAATCATTTTATAGACCAAAATCTATTGACATCTTGCAGGGTAACGGAACGTATTAAACTTTGGGATAAATATGCCAATCAACGTATAGATCAACACGCGGTAAAGTTAGATTTTTTGCGTAAAGCGCGCACAACAAACCCGCTTTTTCGTACGAAAGTTAGATTAGAGGGTCGGACAAGGGTAAAAGTTCCCTGTTCTGTGAAATTCCATTACGAGCACCCACCGGAGTTAGATCCTATACGATTTTACCATGACGCTGTCATACGATCGGTAAACAAGAGCACAAAAAAGCAAGACGAAAAAAACGATGATTGTAAGACTCCTAAGGTTGAATACACTGAGATAAAGAAATCAGAAGAGCAGATGGATATAGAAGGAGAGGTTGAacagaataatgaaataaaagaagaaataaataaggaTGAAATAAGTAGTGAAACGAATTGTATAGAAAAAGTAGGGGAAgagaatattaatgaaaatagttgTACAGATGATGGTAGCGTTGAGTATTGTGCAGAACATTTTGGTTATAACATAAAAGAAGGTGTACAGTTACTTGAGAGACCAGTATTGGAAGCATTAGCGCTGCAACGATTAGAACAACTACTTGACACGGACGGAGAAAATTATCATCCTGTCAATTGTCATACGATGGCGAGAGCAGCCTTGTTTTCTTTAAATCATAAACCTAAACCACCGATTTTTATGATTCATAAAACATTAACTATAGGAAGCGGCCCGAACTGTGATTTAGTTTTATCAGATTATGGTAATTGCAGCTTTATATCTTCAAAGcatgcaattattttctttgacgag AGTACAAAACGTTATGAACTATTAAACTATAGCGAATATGGAACTGTAGTTGATAACGTACTTTATTCTTGTAATTATAGCGATGTAGCTACAGAACAAGTAAAGGAAGAAGTTGATGAGAAAATACAACTAGTAACGAAAGAACAGAAAACGACAGAGGCGGtgaaagatataataaaagaaaaagtattacTTTCCCAAGAGCagacagaaagaaaacgaGTATTATGCAAATGTAATTTAACAAGATACGAAACTGGGAATACGGATAATTTAGAAGAAGGCTGGGAGGGAAGCGCTATTCTTGCTCACGGATCAACACTAGCTTTTGGATGCCTATTATTCGTCTTTAATACGATGAATGCACATTTGGAACGGTGA
- the LOC144471219 gene encoding PHD finger protein 12 isoform X1: MGTVEYGFPMIGGLMPQIQALIAPPVSEDSKAAKNKKDKEEKKHPYFKRRGRGHNRDICDACRDGGELICCDKCPASYHLQCHYPPVDPADIPNGEWLCYACRCASKRNLLDSKGNEKNKKKSALEVLALAASLVNPREFELPKELQLPIMFPGSNKVDYVSGRRGKQQSGTTNAGRNHCLDSNLMVPLPARLCFECGRSCRKAPLIACDYCPLYFHQDCLDPPLTAFPIGRWMCPNHPNHFIDQNLLTSCRVTERIKLWDKYANQRIDQHAVKLDFLRKARTTNPLFRTKVRLEGRTRVKVPCSVKFHYEHPPELDPIRFYHDAVIRSVNKSTKKQDEKNDDCKTPKVEYTEIKKSEEQMDIEGEVEQNNEIKEEINKDEISSETNCIEKVGEENINENSCTDDGSVEYCAEHFGYNIKEGVQLLERPVLEALALQRLEQLLDTDGENYHPVNCHTMARAALFSLNHKPKPPIFMIHKTLTIGSGPNCDLVLSDYGNCSFISSKHAIIFFDESTKRYELLNYSEYGTVVDNVLYSCNYSDVATEQVKEEVDEKIQLVTKEQKTTEAVKDIIKEKVLLSQEQTERKRVLCKCNLTRYETGNTDNLEEGWEGSAILAHGSTLAFGCLLFVFNTMNAHLER, from the exons ATGGGGACTGTGGAATACGGTTTTCCAATGATAGGAGGTCTAATGCCa CAAATTCAAGCGCTTATAGCACCGCCCGTGTCAGAGGATTCGAAGGcagcaaaaaataaaaaggacaaagaggaaaagaaacaTCCATACTTTAAAAGACGTGGACGAGGTCATAATCGCGATATCTGTGATGCTTGTAGAGACGGGGGAGAACTAATATGCTGTGATAAATGCCCCGCATCGTACCATTTACAATGCCA TTATCCACCAGTTGATCCAGCAGACATTCCTAACGGAGAATGGTTGTGTTATGCTTGTCGGTGTGCATCGAAAAGAAACCTTTTGGACAGCAAAGGtaatgaaaagaataaaaagaaatccgCTTTGGAGGTACTCGCTTTGGCAGCATCTCTAGTTAATCCTAGAGAGTTCGAATTGCCTAAGGAATTGCAATTACCGATAATGTTTCCCGGTAGCAATAAAGTAGATTATGTTTCGGGTAGGAGAGGAAAGCAACAAAGCGGGACTACCAATG CAGGAAGAAATCATTGCTTAGACAGTAATTTAATGGTACCTTTACCAGCACGTTTGTGCTTCGAGTGTGGGCGTAGTTGCCGAAAAGCACCATTGATCGCATGCGATTACTGTCCATTGTATTTTCATCAAGATTGTTTGGACCCTCCACTTACAGCTTTTCCTATTGGTAGATGGATGTGCCCTAATCATCCAAATCATTTTATAGACCAAAATCTATTGACATCTTGCAGGGTAACGGAACGTATTAAACTTTGGGATAAATATGCCAATCAACGTATAGATCAACACGCGGTAAAGTTAGATTTTTTGCGTAAAGCGCGCACAACAAACCCGCTTTTTCGTACGAAAGTTAGATTAGAGGGTCGGACAAGGGTAAAAGTTCCCTGTTCTGTGAAATTCCATTACGAGCACCCACCGGAGTTAGATCCTATACGATTTTACCATGACGCTGTCATACGATCGGTAAACAAGAGCACAAAAAAGCAAGACGAAAAAAACGATGATTGTAAGACTCCTAAGGTTGAATACACTGAGATAAAGAAATCAGAAGAGCAGATGGATATAGAAGGAGAGGTTGAacagaataatgaaataaaagaagaaataaataaggaTGAAATAAGTAGTGAAACGAATTGTATAGAAAAAGTAGGGGAAgagaatattaatgaaaatagttgTACAGATGATGGTAGCGTTGAGTATTGTGCAGAACATTTTGGTTATAACATAAAAGAAGGTGTACAGTTACTTGAGAGACCAGTATTGGAAGCATTAGCGCTGCAACGATTAGAACAACTACTTGACACGGACGGAGAAAATTATCATCCTGTCAATTGTCATACGATGGCGAGAGCAGCCTTGTTTTCTTTAAATCATAAACCTAAACCACCGATTTTTATGATTCATAAAACATTAACTATAGGAAGCGGCCCGAACTGTGATTTAGTTTTATCAGATTATGGTAATTGCAGCTTTATATCTTCAAAGcatgcaattattttctttgacgag AGTACAAAACGTTATGAACTATTAAACTATAGCGAATATGGAACTGTAGTTGATAACGTACTTTATTCTTGTAATTATAGCGATGTAGCTACAGAACAAGTAAAGGAAGAAGTTGATGAGAAAATACAACTAGTAACGAAAGAACAGAAAACGACAGAGGCGGtgaaagatataataaaagaaaaagtattacTTTCCCAAGAGCagacagaaagaaaacgaGTATTATGCAAATGTAATTTAACAAGATACGAAACTGGGAATACGGATAATTTAGAAGAAGGCTGGGAGGGAAGCGCTATTCTTGCTCACGGATCAACACTAGCTTTTGGATGCCTATTATTCGTCTTTAATACGATGAATGCACATTTGGAACGGTGA
- the LOC144471219 gene encoding PHD finger protein 12 isoform X3 gives MGTVEYGFPMIGGLMPQIQALIAPPVSEDSKAAKNKKDKEEKKHPYFKRRGRGHNRDICDACRDGGELICCDKCPASYHLQCHYPPVDPADIPNGEWLCYACRCASKRNLLDSKGNEKNKKKSALEVLALAASLVNPREFELPKELQLPIMFPGSNKVDYVSGRRGKQQSGTTNAGRNHCLDSNLMVPLPARLCFECGRSCRKAPLIACDYCPLYFHQDCLDPPLTAFPIGRWMCPNHPNHFIDQNLLTSCRVTERIKLWDKYANQRIDQHAVKLDFLRKARTTNPLFRTKVRLEGRTRVKVPCSVKFHYEHPPELDPIRFYHDAVIRSVNKSTKKQDEKNDDCKTPKVEYTEIKKSEEQMDIEGEVEQNNEIKEEINKDEISSETNCIEKVGEENINENSCTDDGSVEYCAEHFGYNIKEGVQLLERPVLEALALQRLEQLLDTDGENYHPVNCHTMARAALFSLNHKPKPPIFMIHKTLTIGSGPNCDLVLSDYGNCSFISSKHAIIFFDERCSYRTSKGRS, from the exons ATGGGGACTGTGGAATACGGTTTTCCAATGATAGGAGGTCTAATGCCa CAAATTCAAGCGCTTATAGCACCGCCCGTGTCAGAGGATTCGAAGGcagcaaaaaataaaaaggacaaagaggaaaagaaacaTCCATACTTTAAAAGACGTGGACGAGGTCATAATCGCGATATCTGTGATGCTTGTAGAGACGGGGGAGAACTAATATGCTGTGATAAATGCCCCGCATCGTACCATTTACAATGCCA TTATCCACCAGTTGATCCAGCAGACATTCCTAACGGAGAATGGTTGTGTTATGCTTGTCGGTGTGCATCGAAAAGAAACCTTTTGGACAGCAAAGGtaatgaaaagaataaaaagaaatccgCTTTGGAGGTACTCGCTTTGGCAGCATCTCTAGTTAATCCTAGAGAGTTCGAATTGCCTAAGGAATTGCAATTACCGATAATGTTTCCCGGTAGCAATAAAGTAGATTATGTTTCGGGTAGGAGAGGAAAGCAACAAAGCGGGACTACCAATG CAGGAAGAAATCATTGCTTAGACAGTAATTTAATGGTACCTTTACCAGCACGTTTGTGCTTCGAGTGTGGGCGTAGTTGCCGAAAAGCACCATTGATCGCATGCGATTACTGTCCATTGTATTTTCATCAAGATTGTTTGGACCCTCCACTTACAGCTTTTCCTATTGGTAGATGGATGTGCCCTAATCATCCAAATCATTTTATAGACCAAAATCTATTGACATCTTGCAGGGTAACGGAACGTATTAAACTTTGGGATAAATATGCCAATCAACGTATAGATCAACACGCGGTAAAGTTAGATTTTTTGCGTAAAGCGCGCACAACAAACCCGCTTTTTCGTACGAAAGTTAGATTAGAGGGTCGGACAAGGGTAAAAGTTCCCTGTTCTGTGAAATTCCATTACGAGCACCCACCGGAGTTAGATCCTATACGATTTTACCATGACGCTGTCATACGATCGGTAAACAAGAGCACAAAAAAGCAAGACGAAAAAAACGATGATTGTAAGACTCCTAAGGTTGAATACACTGAGATAAAGAAATCAGAAGAGCAGATGGATATAGAAGGAGAGGTTGAacagaataatgaaataaaagaagaaataaataaggaTGAAATAAGTAGTGAAACGAATTGTATAGAAAAAGTAGGGGAAgagaatattaatgaaaatagttgTACAGATGATGGTAGCGTTGAGTATTGTGCAGAACATTTTGGTTATAACATAAAAGAAGGTGTACAGTTACTTGAGAGACCAGTATTGGAAGCATTAGCGCTGCAACGATTAGAACAACTACTTGACACGGACGGAGAAAATTATCATCCTGTCAATTGTCATACGATGGCGAGAGCAGCCTTGTTTTCTTTAAATCATAAACCTAAACCACCGATTTTTATGATTCATAAAACATTAACTATAGGAAGCGGCCCGAACTGTGATTTAGTTTTATCAGATTATGGTAATTGCAGCTTTATATCTTCAAAGcatgcaattattttctttgacgag CGATGTAGCTACAGAACAAGTAAAGGAAGAAGTTGA
- the LOC144471240 gene encoding GPN-loop GTPase 3, which translates to MRYAQLVMGPAGSGKSTYCSAMQQHAANEGKVVEVVNLDPAAEFFDYEPLVDIRELIQLDDAMEDDELRFGPNGGLVFCMEYLLENSAWLEEKLGDVDDDYIIFDCPGQIELYTHMTVIRQLITVLQNLNFRMCGIFLVDSQFMIDGSKFLSGTMAALSVMINLEISHVNILSKMDLLSKSALKQLDKYLEPDPHSLLTDMQQDSWNEKYRNLTEAIGRLIEDYSLVRFYPLNIKNEESIADIKLTIDNIIQYGEDADVKIRDFDEPENDDGDENV; encoded by the exons atgagGTATGCGCAACTTGTAATGGGGCCAGCTGGCAGTGGAAAG TCTACGTATTGTTCTGCCATGCAACAACACGCAGCCAACGAAGGAAAAGTGGTCGAAGTAGTAAATTTAGACCCCGCGGCTGAATTTTTTGATTACGAACCTTTAGTAGATATAAgagaattaattcaattagacGATGCTATGGAGGATGACGAATTACGATTTGGACCGAATGGTGGTCTCGTATTCTGTATGGA GTACTTGTTAGAAAATTCAGCATGGCTGGAAGAAAAGCTGGGCGATGTGGATGacgattacattattttcgattGTCCTGGTCAAATAGAATTATACACGCATATGACAGTTATTCGACAATTGATAACAGTGTTACAGAATCTCAATTTTCGTATGtgtggaatatttttagtggATAGTCAATTTATGATCGATGGGTCGAAATTCCTATCTGGTACAATGGCTGCGCTTAGCGTTAtgattaatttagaaatatccCATGTTAATATCCTTAGTAAAATGGATTTATTGTCTAAATCGGCATTGAAACAATTAGATAAGTACTTAGAACCCGATCCGCATAGTTTATTAACAGATATGCAACAAGATTCttggaatgaaaaatatagaaatctcACAGAGGCTATAGGAAGGCTAATAGAAGACTATAGTCTTGTACGTTTTTACccattaaatataaagaatgaGGAAAGCATAgcagatattaaattaactatagacaatattattcaatacgGCGAGGATGCTGATGTTAAAATTAGAGATTTTGACGAGCCCGAGAATGACGATGGAGAcgaaaatgtgtaa